The Paenibacillus spongiae nucleotide sequence CCGCATGGAAGGGCCATCGCTCAACGGATAAAAGCTACCCTGGGGATAACAGGCTTATCTCCCCCAAGAGTCCACATCGACGGGGAGGTTTGGCACCTCGATGTCGGCTCATCGCATCCTGGGGCTGAAGTAGGTCCCAAGGGTTGGGCTGTTCGCCCATTAAAGCGGTACGCGAGCTGGGTTCAGAACGTCGTGAGACAGTTCGGTCCCTATCTGTCGTGGGCGTAGGAAATTTGAGAGGAGCTGTCCTTAGTACGAGAGGACCGGGATGGACGTACCGCTGGTGTACCAGTTGTTCCGCCAGGAGCACCGCTGGGTAGCTATGTACGGACGGGATAAGCGCTGAAAGCATCTAAGCGCGAAGCCCCCCTCAAGATGAGATTTCCCAATTTAGTAAGACCCCTGGAAGACGACCAGGTTGATAGGTTCGGGGTGGAAGTGCAGTAATGCATGCAGCTGACGAATACTAATCGGTCGAGGGCTTATCCTAAAAATACCCCATAAAGTGACGAACGGCTTCGAAGCTGATTCCGAGTACTTTGCGGGGACCCCAGATAAAAATCAGCTAAAGAGTTGCGCAAACTCGTATCCAGTTTTCAGGGTGTAACCTTCTCTACAAGGCACACCTTTCCACTGATGTGGTTTTTTTTCTGTATGGCGGATTTGAGTTCATTCGATTCCGTCAGGGCGGCCAGTTGGACGTCATATGCTTGGAGAGATACCCAAGTGGCTCAAGGGGACCCTCTGCTAAGGGGTTAGACTGCGCAAGTGGTGCGAGGGTTCGAATCCCTCTCTCTCCGTTCGATTCCTTATTCAAACGGAATGTTTCACATATGGAGGCTTAGCTCAGCTGGGAGAGCATCTGCCTTACAAGCAGAGGGTCGGCGGTTCGATCCCGTCAGCCTCCACCATATTGTTTCATAATGTCGCGGGGTGGAGCAGCCCGGTAGCTCGTCGGGCTCATAACCCGAAGGCCGCAGGTTCAAATCCTGCCCCCGCAACCAACTTCATATGCGGTCGTGGCGGAATTGGCAGACGCGCTAGATTCAGGTTCTAGTGGTGTAACAGCCGTGGAGGTTCAAGTCCTCTCGACCGCACCAATGCGGAAGTGGCTCAGCGGTAGAGCATCGCCTTGCCAAGGCGAGGGTCGCGGGTTCGATTCCCGTCTTCCGCTCCATATATGTGCCCTTAGCTCAGCTGGATAGAGCATTTGACTACGAATCAAAAGGTCGGGAGTTCGAATCTCTCAGGGCACGCCATTTTCATAACGGGATGTAGCTCAGCTTGGTAGAGCACCTGGTTTGGGACCAGGGGGTCGCATGTTCGAATCGTGTCATCCCGACCATCTTCATACGCGGGTGTAGTTCAATGGTAGAACTTTAGCCTTCCAAGCTAATAGCGTGGGTTCGATTCCCATCACCCGCTCCATATACATACATGACAGCTTCCTGCTTAACGGCAGGGAGCTTTTTTGATTCTTCGAGTTAATCAGCTGCGAGGAAGAAGCCCCCGGGCAACCGGAGGCTTCTTTTGTACGATATTCGGCTATAGAATTATTCCTTGGCAAACAGCTTCTTGTCGAAGAACAGCAGAACGAGGAACAGCGCCATCGCGATCAGCAGGACGGATGCCGGCAGGATGAACCCGAGCAGGGTAGCCGTATTCTCCATCTTATTGTACAGCAGCATGCCGATTGGCATCAGTCCGCCGCCGATCAGACTTGCCCAAGCATGGAATTTGGCGGTCTTCTTCATGCTGATTTCTTTGAATACATAATAGAACATGCCGTAGGCAAACAAGCTGAGCCAGCCGACTACCAGAATATGCGCATGGGCCGGAATCATCGAGTAATCTTTTCTTCCCGCCATATCGGAGCCCATGAGCGCCCCTATTAATGCATAGATGGCGGATATGCGAATCAACCATTTACTATACGTTCTCATTTCATCGCTCACCTCAACCCTTATTTACTCCCTAATGTACGTTACGAAAATGAACCCAATATGAACAAAAAGTGAACGAAACGTGAACGCATCGCTGCAGGTCCCGTCCTTCTCAAGGTGAGTGTATCGCGTTTGGAAGGGAATGGCAAGAAAAGGATGTTTAACTTGAATCTTTCATTTGATGGATGGAAAAGATCGTAAAACCTCCTTTCTTGCCCCAACATATTGACATTAAAAATTAGGATATGTTATATAAAAAGGAGTGTTAGCACTCAGTCCAGAAGAGTGCTAACGTTCCAGGCCTGCATCGACATAATAACAGTCATAAGATTGTACACTGCTTATATTGAAAGGAGACTTATTCATGGCCAAGAAACAATTCCAAGCCGAATCGAAACGATTGCTCGAAATGATGATTAACTCCATTTACACGCAGAGAGAAATCTTCTTGCGGGAGCTTATATCGAACGCCAGTGATGCCATCGATAAGCTATATTACAGAACGCTTTCGGATGAGAAGATGGTGTTCAATCAAGAGGATTATTACATTAAAGTAACGGCCGATAAGGCGGGTAGAACGTTGACGATCTCCGATACGGGAATCGGGATGACGATGGAGGAACTCGAGAATAACCTGGGGGTTATCGCGAAGAGCGGCTCGCTGGCCTTCAAGAAAGAGAACGAAGCGAAGGATGGCCACAACATCATCGGCCAATTCGGGGTCGGCTTCTATTCGGCCTTCATGGTGGCGGATGAGGTTACGGTCATCAGTAAGGCGCTTGGCAGCGACGAGGCGTTCAAGTGGGAGTCCCATGGCGCGGACGGCTACACGATCGTACCTTGCGAGAAGGATACGGTCGGAACGGAAATTACGCTGACAATTAAAGAAAACACGGAAGACGACCAGTACGATGAATTTTTGGAAGAGTACCGGTTGAAAGCGATCATTAAGAAATATTCGGATTTCATCCGTTACCCGATCAAGATGGATGAGAAGGGACAGCGTCCGAAGGAAGGCAGCGAGAATGAGTTCGAGGAATACCAGGAAGAGCAGACGATCAACAGCATGGTTCCGATCTGGCGCAAGAACAAGAACGAGCTGACGACCGAAGATTACGAGCGTTTCTATCAAGAGAAGCGCTACGGCTTCGACAAGCCTCTGAAGCATGTTCATATTAGCGCCGACGGCGCGGTCGTATACAATGCCATTCTCTTTATCCCGGAGAATACGCCGTTCGACTACTACTCGAAGGAATACGAGAAGGGACTGGAGCTGTACTCCAACGGCGTGCTGATCATGAACAAGTGCGCAGACCTGCTTCCGGACTACTTCAGCTTCGTGAAAGGGATGGTCGACTCCGAGGATCTGTCGCTTAACATCTCCCGGGAGATGCTGCAGCATGACAGACAATTGAGCCTGATCGCGAAGAATATCAAGAACAAGATCAAGAGCCAGCTGCAGAGCCTGCTGAAGGATGAGAGAGAGAACTACGAGCGGTTCTACAAGTCCTTCGGACGGCAGCTGAAATTCGGCGTATACAACGATTACGGCATGAACAAGGATGTGCTCCAGGACCTGCTGATGTTCCACTCCTCCACGGAGAAGAAGCTGGTTACGCTGGATGAATACGTGTCAAGAATGCCTGAGGATCAGAAGTACATCTACTACGCCGCGGGATCGTCGATCGACCGAATCGAGAAGCTTCCGCAGACCGAGATGGTGGCGGACAAGGGCTATGAGATTCTATACTTCACCGACGATATCGACGAGTTCGCGATCAAGATGATCATGAACTACAAGGAGAAGGAATTCAAATCGGTATCGAGCGGCGACTTAGGAATTGAATCGGATAAGAATGAGAATGATACGAATGCCGACGATTCCGGCAATAAGGATCTGTTTGAGCATATGCAGGGCATCCTTGCGGGCAAGGTCAGCAAGGTCAAAGCGTCCAAGCGTCTGAAGACGCATCCGGTGTGCTTGTCCACGGAGGGCGAAGTGACGATTGAGATGGAGAAGATTCTGCAGGCTATGCCTAACAGCCAGGATGTCAAAGCGGACAAGATCCTCGAGATCAACATCAACCATGAAGTGTTCCAATCCTTGAAGGATGCGTATGACAAGGACAAGGAGAAGCTGGATCTGTTTACGAACCTGCTATATAATCAAGCGCTGCTGATCGAAGGGCTGCCTATTCAGGACCCGGTAGCTTTCACGAACGATATGTGCAAAATCATGGTGTAGGTTCCCATATGGGGATATGGGGAAGCTCAAGTCGTACCGGACTTGAGCTTTTTCCCTGTACATATCATTCCCGATGCGGTATATTTCATCATGCTTGGTTAAATAACCCTACATAAGGGATACAACTAATCGTAGAGCAGTCAGCTCGACTTTATAACCTCTAACGGAGTGATCAATTGAGTAAAGCAAAGGGTAAAGGCGGGACGGGCAGAGGAACGGATAAGAAGGGCTGGAACCGGTGGCAAGCCAGCGCTAACCGGGCCAAGAACGCTCCCAAGCCCTACAAAAGCAAAGGCGCCGGCAAGAAGGACGGAACGAAGGGCGCGGCCAGTCAGAATGAATAGAAGGAGTTGGGTTTGTTTTGGAACATAACGAAATCGCAACCGATTTGCCCTCTAATTACGAGGCGTTAAAAAAATCGGCTAATCGCGCGTCCAATTGGAGAGAGCGGCTGGAGGCCGTCGAGGAGCTTGGCCAATGGAATAGCAAGCAGACCATTGATGTGCTTATGCATCGCATGGTGAACGATACCGTGTACAGCGTGCAGGAGGCTGCTTATCGGAAGCTCCAGGAACTCGGCGAAGAAGTGCAAGAGCCGGCGCGGAGAAAGGGCGAATTGATCAAGGGAGCCACGAAAATTATGGTTCGCGTAAAGAAAAGCTTGCCGCCGGACCATACGTTCGAAGCCTTCAAAGAAAAGCTGCAGAAGATGAGGCTCGACGTGTACGACGCTTATGAAGGCGACAAGGGCGACGACTTCGACCGGTGGCTCGAAACCACATGGGCTTCTTTATCTGTAAGGTAGCATCCTGAACACCCCCCCGGGTAATCGTGAGCGACACAAGCATGATTGCCGGGGGTATTTATTTTGAACACTGGAGCAGGATAAGATTGGTTGGACGATACTTTCGTACATGGGTATACGAATCTGTTCATTATTAGTATGATAGAAGAGTGAGTTTGTAGTTCCATTCTAACCTAATCAACTAGGGCTGATCTGGACTGAAAATTGGGTAAGAGAATGGGGGAAATGCCGAAGTGAACATTAATTTGACTTTCACGGCAAAAGGAAAAATAGCAATCGACAATTTTACGAATGAAGAATTGCTCGAGATTTTCAACAGGTACTCCAATACGCTCCGGAAGAAGTATTCCGTGGATATTACGTACCCGCTTGAATGGAATCAGAATATCGGGACAGACGGCGTAGTGAAGGTGACCGCGGACAAGATTGAATGCGATATCGAGCAGTTCTTTAAAGAGCTGGGGAGAGACATTAAGGTTCCGCTCAAGAAGAGGCTTCAAGGAAACTTGGACAACGTATTCAAGATAGTCAGGAACGAATAGCCGACCGAAGCAGCTAACCCTATTCCTCTTCGCAGTGCGACGATGGTCATTAGGGGATGTTGCTGGGTGCCATTACGCGTTATATTCACTCAAGCTTTGATAAGCTTGGGTTTTTTGTTATTTCCTCGCCGAGGTCCTGATGCATCCTGAAGAAGCGGACATGGCCATCTCTTGACATTGACCGGATGCGCCAGCAGGAGTAAAATCCAAACTAACCATACAGCATGTACAGCAGCATGAGGGGGAGCATCCGCTGATGAACAAAGAAACCTTCATCCAGCCTGATAAACAGGGATGGGTGTCTAAATTCAATTTCTCGATTCCGGTTAAAGTACGCTATTGCGAGACAGACCTGCTTGGGCATGTGAACAATGTGAGCTACTTCATGTATTTCGAACAGGGCCGCATCGATTATTTCGAGAATCTTGCCTTGACGGAAGAGCTGTTCGGCGAGGAGAAGGTGTCGGTTGTCGCCGATCTGGAATGCCAGTACTTGGCTCCGCTCTATCTGAGGGACCCCGTAACGCTCCATGTCAGAGTAGCGCGTATCGGCCGGTCTTCATTGGAAATCGAGTATGCGCTGGTCGTTAAAGAGCAATTAAAGGCGGGAGGCCGCGGCACCATCGTGCTCGTTGAAACGGCAACCGGCAAGAGCACCCCGATTCCGGATCGTGCCCGCGATATTATCGCGACCTACGAAGGCATGGTCTAGCCTTATGCCCTGCGGGGGTGTCGGGTTAAGGGCATGTTCAGGAGGAAGCCGGCCCGGAAGACAGCCGGGGGTTCGTAAGCGGGTGGAATGGTTAAGATCGCAATACGATGCAAGCGGCGATACATTTGGCAATCGGGACCAGAACCACACCCTGATATAAAACCCGGGGCAGTGGTTCTTTTGTTATGCGGCCTTCTATGCCAGAATAATGATGGGGGCGATGAGAGATGTTTAACGATTTCCAGCTCATGGATGACCGTCCGGTATCGATTCAAGTGAAGGAATACGTGAAACGTTTAATTATAAAAGGCGCATTGCAAGCCAATCAGAAGCTCCCTTCCACGCGCGAGCTCAGCACGCTGCTGGGCATTAGCCGCAATTCCATTATCTCCGCCTACGAAGGCTTGGAGGATGACGGATTCGCCTATACGGTACACGGCAGAGGGAGCTATGTTGCCGCTGCCTCAACCGGTGCGGCAGCCTCTTCCGCCTGGCGGCTGGACTGGGGAGCGCGGATGAACGAGCGGGCGCAGATGGCAGTGGAGCTCGATCTGATGAAGCGCGGCATACGCGCGGAGAAAGGCACGATCTCCTTCACCAGCATAGCGCCCGATGAGAAGCTGTTCGACCTCGACAATGTCAAGCGGGCGTTCATGGACCGCATGTCGGTGGAGGGCAACGTTCTGCTGAACTACGGCTATGCCAAAGGGTACAAGCCGCTAATCGATTATTTGCTGCGCTATATGGATCACAAGGGCGTCGATTTGAAAGGCAAGGACCTGCTGATCACCAACGGCTTCACGGAAGGGTTCGATATTGTATTGTCGGCCTTAAGCAAGAAGAACGGCTCCGTGATCTGCGAGAATCCGACGCATAATACGGCGATCAAGAATCTCAAGCTTCATGGATTCGAGATTACGGGCATTGCAATGGAGCGGGACGGCATCAACCTGCAGGAGCTGGAGCAGGCGCTATCGGAGAAGGCGTTCGATTGCGCGTACTTCGTCCCTTCGTACCATAATCCGACGGGCATTGTGATGTCCCCTGAGAAAAGGCAGCGGCTGATGCAGCTGATGATGCGTTATCAGGTACCGGTGATCGAGGATGGCTTCAACGAGGAGCTGCGCTATTCCGGCTCCCATGTATCCCCGTTAATGGCGACGGCCGGACAGGGCAACAGCGTCATCTATCTGGGCAGCTTCTCCAAGGTGCTGTTTCCCGGACTCCGTGTCGGCTGGGTGCTGGCGGACCGGGAGCTCATCGATTACCTGGAGAGCATCAAGCGCGCCCGCAGCATTCATACATCTACATTGGATCAGTCGATCCTGTATCAATATTTGTACAACGGCAATTTGGAGAAATATTTGAAGAAAGCCAGAACGGAATATAAGCGGAAGTACGAGTGGACGAAGCAGTGCTGCGAAGCTCACATCCCATTCGAACAGCTGTCGGGCGATGGGGGGCTGCACCTGTTCGTCGCATTCGAGGAAGGCTTCGATACCCGAGCGCTGCTGGAAGCTTGCTCACGGCAAGGAGTCATCTTCACGCCGGGCGACATCTTCTTTACGAAGGACGGCCAGGGACGGAATACGATGCGGATCGGATTCTCCCGGGTGGCCGATGAAGAGATCGGCAGGGGAATCCGGATCATAGGCGAAGCAGCCAAACAACTAAGAGGATAAGAGGTGCGGAAGATGAAGGTTGGCGTCATTATGGGAGGGATCTCCTCCGAACGCGACGTATCGTTAATGACGGGCGAGGTCATGCTCGCTCACTTGGACCGGGATAAGTATGAGGTAACGCCTATCGACTTGACGAAGCGGGATGAGCTGATCAGCAAGGTAAAGGGAATCGATATCGCGCTGCTCGCGCTTCATGGGTCCTTCGGAGAGGACGGTACGGTGCAGGGCACGCTCGAGACGCTGGGAATCCCCTATACGGGAAGCGGCGTATTATCGAGCAGCGTCTGCATGGATAAGGATTTGTCCAAGAGGCTGCTGCGTGCGGAAGGGATTCAGACGCCTGACTGGCTCTGCTTGCGCAG carries:
- a CDS encoding aminotransferase-like domain-containing protein, which produces MFNDFQLMDDRPVSIQVKEYVKRLIIKGALQANQKLPSTRELSTLLGISRNSIISAYEGLEDDGFAYTVHGRGSYVAAASTGAAASSAWRLDWGARMNERAQMAVELDLMKRGIRAEKGTISFTSIAPDEKLFDLDNVKRAFMDRMSVEGNVLLNYGYAKGYKPLIDYLLRYMDHKGVDLKGKDLLITNGFTEGFDIVLSALSKKNGSVICENPTHNTAIKNLKLHGFEITGIAMERDGINLQELEQALSEKAFDCAYFVPSYHNPTGIVMSPEKRQRLMQLMMRYQVPVIEDGFNEELRYSGSHVSPLMATAGQGNSVIYLGSFSKVLFPGLRVGWVLADRELIDYLESIKRARSIHTSTLDQSILYQYLYNGNLEKYLKKARTEYKRKYEWTKQCCEAHIPFEQLSGDGGLHLFVAFEEGFDTRALLEACSRQGVIFTPGDIFFTKDGQGRNTMRIGFSRVADEEIGRGIRIIGEAAKQLRG
- the htpG gene encoding molecular chaperone HtpG, which encodes MAKKQFQAESKRLLEMMINSIYTQREIFLRELISNASDAIDKLYYRTLSDEKMVFNQEDYYIKVTADKAGRTLTISDTGIGMTMEELENNLGVIAKSGSLAFKKENEAKDGHNIIGQFGVGFYSAFMVADEVTVISKALGSDEAFKWESHGADGYTIVPCEKDTVGTEITLTIKENTEDDQYDEFLEEYRLKAIIKKYSDFIRYPIKMDEKGQRPKEGSENEFEEYQEEQTINSMVPIWRKNKNELTTEDYERFYQEKRYGFDKPLKHVHISADGAVVYNAILFIPENTPFDYYSKEYEKGLELYSNGVLIMNKCADLLPDYFSFVKGMVDSEDLSLNISREMLQHDRQLSLIAKNIKNKIKSQLQSLLKDERENYERFYKSFGRQLKFGVYNDYGMNKDVLQDLLMFHSSTEKKLVTLDEYVSRMPEDQKYIYYAAGSSIDRIEKLPQTEMVADKGYEILYFTDDIDEFAIKMIMNYKEKEFKSVSSGDLGIESDKNENDTNADDSGNKDLFEHMQGILAGKVSKVKASKRLKTHPVCLSTEGEVTIEMEKILQAMPNSQDVKADKILEININHEVFQSLKDAYDKDKEKLDLFTNLLYNQALLIEGLPIQDPVAFTNDMCKIMV
- a CDS encoding acyl-CoA thioesterase encodes the protein MNKETFIQPDKQGWVSKFNFSIPVKVRYCETDLLGHVNNVSYFMYFEQGRIDYFENLALTEELFGEEKVSVVADLECQYLAPLYLRDPVTLHVRVARIGRSSLEIEYALVVKEQLKAGGRGTIVLVETATGKSTPIPDRARDIIATYEGMV
- a CDS encoding HEAT repeat domain-containing protein; amino-acid sequence: MEHNEIATDLPSNYEALKKSANRASNWRERLEAVEELGQWNSKQTIDVLMHRMVNDTVYSVQEAAYRKLQELGEEVQEPARRKGELIKGATKIMVRVKKSLPPDHTFEAFKEKLQKMRLDVYDAYEGDKGDDFDRWLETTWASLSVR
- a CDS encoding DUF3934 family protein, which encodes MSKAKGKGGTGRGTDKKGWNRWQASANRAKNAPKPYKSKGAGKKDGTKGAASQNE